Proteins encoded within one genomic window of Tigriopus californicus strain San Diego chromosome 12, Tcal_SD_v2.1, whole genome shotgun sequence:
- the LOC131891666 gene encoding uncharacterized protein LOC131891666 translates to MAVCPDQITGYPCRKRRLLANIPPLTPRPTFRTRPSVGPSISTNTHDHDDIPRPERVHASPFHMNIEPRNTYPIQLRPQPRPQVPQYWPQRVQPTRQMPTAYHESQYHGPPSQPNRQVNKCKVVRKLSDNTWIEMYVPWDGHSLEQASYAIKNFAESLEKSSTQKPCRCHKQRSADPPQETCPQPQAFKRSSPEPQPFTRSPYQPKAPRNSLPQPQSFTGGPPQPNTARVSRELSPPQTQLRKGSPHQPDTDQYSTHQPQPLTGIPHQPQIDHYGPLELQAPNYTAPQYPLPPKTNPLPPARSKFTFTEENHQVICSICQAPAESSHLNYGAYSCFSCRAFFRRSVQMELYPKFSCQYERQCEITIGNRNFCRCCRFEKCQKMGMKISAVLSLEQKRTRFRKYLGLRRMDEMNKSAEMKVALRSFRKKPSAVHEKDALLNEDST, encoded by the coding sequence ATGGCGGTGTGTCCGGATCAGATAACGGGCTATCCTTGTCGAAAGCGACGACTCCTGGCCAACATCCCTCCCCTGACGCCAAGGCCGACCTTCCGAACCCGGCCTTCCGTGGGGCCAAGCATTTCCACCAATACTCATGACCATGATGATATTCCTCGCCCAGAAAGGGTACATGCATCTCCTTTCCATATGAATATAGAACCAAGGAACACTTATCCAATACAATTAAGACCGCAGCCCAGACCTCAGGTTCCCCAATATTGGCCTCAGCGAGTGCAACCAACCCGGCAAATGCCAACAGCCTATCACGAGTCTCAGTACCATGGACCGCCATCCCAACCCAATCGACAGGTCAATAAATGCAAAGTGGTCCGAAAGCTATCCGACAACACGTGGATCGAGATGTATGTTCCCTGGGACGGACATTCTTTGGAACAGGCATCCTATGCAATCAAAAACTTTGCGGAATCCTTGGAAAAGTCCTCCACTCAAAAACCGTGCCGTTGCCACAAACAGAGGAGTGCCGACCCTCCTCAGGAGACTTGCCCTCAGCCGCAAGCTTTCAAACGCAGTTCTCCTGAACCTCAACCTTTCACTAGAAGTCCATACCAGCCAAAAGCTCCCAGGAATAGCCTCCCTCAACCTCAATCTTTCACGGGAGGTCCCCCTCAACCCAATACTGCCAGGGTTAGTAGGGAACTTAGTCCTCCTCAAACGCAACTTCGCAAAGGAAGTCCACATCAACCCGATACTGATCAGTATAGCACACACCAACCGCAACCCCTTACAGGAATTCCACACCAACCCCAAATTGATCATTATGGCCCACTTGAACTCCAAGCCCCCAATTATACTGCCCCACAGTACCCGCTTCCTCCCAAGACCAATCCCCTGCCACCTGCTCGGTCCAAATTTACCTTTACGGAGGAAAACCATCAGGTCATCTGCTCCATTTGCCAAGCGCCCGCAGAGAGTTCGCATTTGAATTATGGCGCGTATTCGTGCTTCAGCTGTCGAGCCTTTTTCAGGCGCTCCGTTCAAATGGAACTGTATCCCAAGTTTTCTTGCCAATATGAACGCCAATGTGAAATAACGATCGGCAATAGAAACTTTTGCAGATGTTGCCGATttgaaaagtgtcaaaaaatgGGCATGAAAATATCGGCTGTTTTGAGTTTGGAGCAGAAACGGACTCGATTTCGGAAGTATCTGGGGCTGCGGCGCATGGATGAGATGAACAAAAGCGCCGAAATGAAAGTTGCCTTGAGGTCCTTCAGGAAGAAACCGAGTGCTGTGCATGAAAAAGACGCATTGCTGAATGAGGATAGTACCtaa